In Stigmatella aurantiaca, one DNA window encodes the following:
- a CDS encoding CAP domain-containing protein, which translates to MMFALALSALVAATPLAPEAMEQQAALHVAREFERVGRRLPARDAALTEAARRLAREALGPQLPTGAPDLHALTLAVSDSGSTDPSPRTFVIRAWVHAHAIETFLARKDFSAEPATHFGVGVATAGERASLVMLLTERKAELQRFPRAFPRAGVSQTLCGELVPPLNAAEVFVTLPEGSVERIALSRQDGPVFCARIPFAQAGGYTVEVLGRGTKGPEVVALFFVDVGGPRQRGRAETEDVAEPTTLPEARQAIVSRINSLRRAHRLNPLVPDSALEEVAQAYSERMAREGFFAHVAPDGSDLRGRMEAAGPAFRGSGENLGMAAGPVAAHFGIEHSPGHRKNLLAAPFTHVGIGVVFQTVDGRPQAIVTEVFSTAVSPLKGNPVEEAYKAIATKRKEAKLPPLERSLVLEQIAQDHVRRALQRDTPKAELPGSSLHERVFQALPQVGTAAADFYVAEDPTALPESKNLMDARNTQAGVGVLRGDSKTFGKDRYWVVVIYTAPR; encoded by the coding sequence ATGATGTTCGCGTTGGCGCTGAGCGCCCTGGTCGCGGCCACCCCGCTGGCGCCCGAGGCCATGGAGCAGCAGGCGGCCCTCCACGTGGCGCGCGAGTTCGAGCGCGTGGGGCGCCGGTTGCCCGCCCGGGACGCGGCGCTGACCGAGGCGGCACGCCGCCTGGCCCGGGAGGCGCTGGGCCCGCAGCTGCCCACCGGCGCGCCCGACCTGCACGCGCTCACGCTGGCGGTCAGCGACTCAGGCAGCACCGACCCGAGCCCCCGCACCTTCGTCATCCGTGCCTGGGTGCACGCGCACGCCATCGAGACGTTCCTGGCGCGCAAGGACTTCAGCGCCGAGCCCGCCACCCACTTCGGCGTGGGCGTGGCCACCGCGGGCGAGCGCGCCTCGCTGGTGATGCTGCTCACCGAGCGCAAGGCGGAGCTCCAGCGCTTCCCCCGCGCCTTCCCGCGCGCCGGGGTGTCCCAGACGCTGTGCGGCGAGCTGGTGCCGCCCCTGAACGCCGCGGAGGTCTTCGTCACCCTGCCCGAGGGCAGCGTGGAGCGCATCGCGCTGTCGCGGCAGGACGGCCCCGTGTTCTGTGCACGGATCCCCTTTGCCCAGGCGGGTGGCTACACCGTGGAGGTGCTGGGCCGGGGAACCAAGGGTCCCGAGGTCGTCGCGCTCTTCTTCGTGGACGTGGGCGGCCCCCGGCAGCGCGGCCGCGCGGAGACCGAGGACGTGGCCGAGCCCACCACCCTGCCCGAGGCCCGGCAGGCCATCGTCTCCCGAATCAACAGCCTGCGCCGGGCCCACCGGCTCAACCCCCTGGTCCCCGACAGCGCCCTGGAGGAGGTGGCCCAGGCCTACAGCGAGCGCATGGCGCGCGAGGGCTTCTTCGCCCACGTGGCACCCGACGGCTCGGACCTGCGCGGGCGCATGGAGGCCGCGGGCCCTGCCTTCCGCGGCTCCGGGGAGAACCTGGGCATGGCCGCGGGGCCCGTGGCCGCGCACTTCGGCATCGAGCACAGCCCGGGCCACCGCAAGAACCTGCTCGCGGCCCCCTTCACGCACGTGGGCATCGGGGTGGTGTTCCAGACGGTGGACGGGCGGCCCCAGGCCATCGTCACCGAGGTGTTCTCCACGGCGGTGTCGCCCCTGAAGGGAAACCCGGTGGAGGAGGCGTACAAGGCCATCGCCACCAAGCGCAAGGAGGCCAAGCTGCCGCCGCTCGAGCGCAGCCTGGTGCTGGAGCAGATTGCCCAGGACCACGTGCGGCGGGCGCTCCAGCGCGATACGCCCAAGGCGGAGCTGCCCGGCTCCTCGCTGCACGAGCGCGTCTTCCAGGCCCTGCCCCAGGTGGGCACCGCGGCCGCGGACTTCTACGTGGCGGAGGACCCCACCGCGCTGCCCGAGTCCAAGAACCTCATGGATGCTCGCAACACGCAGGCGGGTGTGGGCGTCCTCCGCGGCGATTCGAAGACTTTCGGCAAGGACCGCTACTGGGTGGTGGTCATCTACACCGCGCCCCGGTGA
- a CDS encoding DciA family protein has protein sequence MSRHEPKTLEALLPRLLARLAEESGKGQSLMPVWAAAVGAQIAKHTSPYSLQGGTLVVTVESAEWAQTLSREQASLCERLNERLGPGKVTALSFRLGHE, from the coding sequence ATGTCCCGCCACGAACCGAAGACCCTGGAGGCCCTGCTGCCCCGGCTCCTGGCCCGCCTGGCCGAAGAATCCGGGAAGGGTCAGTCCCTGATGCCGGTTTGGGCCGCGGCGGTCGGTGCGCAGATCGCCAAGCACACCTCTCCCTACTCCCTGCAAGGAGGAACGCTGGTGGTCACCGTGGAAAGCGCCGAGTGGGCGCAGACCCTGTCGCGGGAGCAGGCCTCCCTGTGCGAACGGCTCAATGAGCGGCTGGGGCCCGGAAAGGTGACGGCCCTGTCCTTCCGGTTGGGCCACGAATGA
- a CDS encoding GGDEF domain-containing protein: MAQRETVITLISKISDRPVNLDAALVVIYGMDLGRKYDLSRNEIVIGRSSKSDIPLDQESVSRTHARITNTVKGVHIEDQGSTNGTFVNDHPVTSPQELRNGDLVKIGRTIFKFIAGGNIEAAYHDEIYRLTTMDGLTQVHNRRYFDEQLDREVSRSRRYERALSLVMFDVDHFKHINDKRGHLAGDYVLKQLASAVRVNIRREDVFARYGGEEFGILLPEVDAKGTRLFAEKVRQKVEQTHFTFDKHPISVTISLGCALLLPEHREPGDLVRAADEKLYEAKNKGRNRVCG; encoded by the coding sequence ATGGCGCAGAGAGAGACCGTCATCACGCTCATCTCGAAGATCTCCGATCGTCCGGTGAACCTGGACGCGGCGCTCGTCGTCATCTACGGCATGGATCTGGGGCGGAAGTACGACTTGTCCCGGAACGAGATTGTCATCGGCCGTTCCTCCAAGTCGGACATCCCGTTGGATCAGGAGTCGGTGAGCCGCACGCACGCGCGCATCACCAACACCGTGAAGGGCGTCCACATCGAGGACCAGGGCTCCACCAACGGCACGTTCGTCAATGATCACCCGGTGACGAGCCCCCAGGAGCTGCGCAACGGGGACCTGGTGAAGATCGGCCGGACGATCTTCAAGTTCATCGCGGGCGGGAACATCGAGGCGGCCTACCACGATGAAATCTACCGGCTCACGACGATGGACGGGCTGACCCAGGTCCACAACCGCCGCTACTTCGACGAGCAGCTCGACCGCGAAGTCTCCCGCAGCCGGCGCTACGAGCGGGCGCTGTCGCTGGTGATGTTCGACGTGGACCACTTCAAGCACATCAACGACAAGCGGGGGCACCTGGCCGGAGACTACGTGCTCAAGCAGTTGGCCTCCGCGGTGCGCGTGAACATCCGCCGGGAGGATGTCTTCGCCCGCTACGGGGGCGAGGAGTTCGGAATCCTCCTGCCAGAGGTGGATGCCAAGGGCACCCGGCTGTTCGCGGAGAAGGTGCGCCAGAAGGTGGAGCAGACGCACTTCACGTTCGACAAGCACCCCATCTCGGTGACGATCTCCCTGGGCTGCGCCCTCCTCCTGCCGGAGCACCGCGAGCCGGGAGATCTGGTGCGCGCCGCGGACGAGAAGCTCTACGAGGCCAAGAACAAGGGCCGCAACCGCGTCTGCGGTTGA
- a CDS encoding lysophospholipid acyltransferase family protein: protein MATKGVLGNDPFQRGAAQRSNEPQSPAAEAPKAAASKKAAPPRSKAKKAAPPKAAPPKAAKPPKAASPKAAPPKAAKPPRERKPARTSAPAQEALPRLREPAAPEVSRRRRAEPLPQVAASQEAVPAQAAREQEVDAVMATAPAIEAAQAAAEAAAETAVATLLTLGAQQALEGTAPEPNSLEAAWNRELATAVVAEAAEATAEAVLGVALSAQAPGASAEAPAEAEDTPEEVPDPSQDEFPPTRKAPLSLVPAPEEPEVQQEEPFSPEQLQAEQVTATPPGSVFALAKDIVFQALSSASMSRTLEAAHGVVNAMRAGLGTYGSTSLDEYGRDPELVSELQPLLDFLYDRYWRVTLQSVDMIPAGGAILVANHSGALPFDGLVATQAILRERPELREPRWLVEDQIFHAPVLGTIFNRLGAVRACPENALRLLDEQRPVLVFPEGYQGMSKPFAQRYQLKRFGRGGFVKLALRTGAPIIPVAIVGSEETSPLLGRIPAGFLGVPYLPLTGPLPLPAKWTLRFGEPISMEGLSQDAANDLAEVQRLTERTRESIQGMLQALLRERRSVFAG from the coding sequence ATGGCCACCAAGGGTGTGCTCGGGAACGACCCGTTTCAGCGCGGTGCCGCGCAGCGTTCCAACGAGCCCCAATCCCCCGCCGCGGAGGCTCCCAAGGCGGCCGCGTCCAAGAAAGCCGCTCCGCCCCGGAGCAAGGCGAAGAAGGCCGCCCCTCCCAAGGCTGCGCCGCCCAAGGCCGCGAAGCCGCCCAAGGCCGCCTCTCCCAAGGCCGCGCCGCCCAAGGCCGCGAAGCCGCCCCGGGAGCGCAAACCGGCCCGGACGTCCGCCCCCGCGCAGGAGGCGCTCCCGCGGTTGAGGGAGCCCGCGGCCCCCGAGGTCTCCCGCCGTCGCCGGGCCGAGCCCCTCCCCCAGGTGGCCGCATCCCAGGAGGCCGTGCCGGCCCAGGCCGCGCGGGAGCAGGAGGTGGACGCGGTGATGGCCACCGCCCCCGCCATCGAGGCGGCCCAGGCCGCCGCGGAGGCCGCCGCGGAGACAGCCGTGGCCACCCTGCTCACGCTCGGGGCGCAGCAGGCCCTGGAGGGAACGGCCCCGGAGCCCAACTCGCTGGAGGCCGCGTGGAACCGGGAGCTGGCCACCGCCGTGGTCGCCGAGGCCGCGGAAGCCACCGCGGAGGCGGTCCTGGGCGTGGCCCTCTCGGCCCAGGCCCCTGGCGCGTCGGCGGAGGCACCGGCGGAGGCCGAGGACACGCCCGAGGAGGTGCCCGACCCGTCGCAGGATGAGTTCCCTCCCACGCGCAAGGCGCCCCTGTCCCTGGTGCCCGCGCCGGAGGAGCCCGAGGTGCAGCAGGAAGAGCCCTTCTCCCCGGAGCAGCTCCAGGCCGAGCAGGTGACGGCCACGCCGCCGGGCAGCGTGTTCGCCCTGGCCAAGGACATTGTCTTCCAGGCGCTGTCGAGCGCCTCGATGAGCCGGACGCTGGAGGCGGCGCACGGGGTGGTGAACGCCATGCGCGCGGGGCTGGGGACCTATGGCAGCACGTCCCTGGACGAGTACGGGCGGGATCCGGAGCTGGTGTCGGAGCTCCAGCCCCTGCTGGACTTCCTCTACGATCGCTACTGGCGCGTCACGCTGCAGAGCGTGGACATGATCCCCGCAGGGGGGGCCATCCTCGTGGCCAACCACTCCGGCGCCCTGCCCTTCGACGGGCTGGTGGCCACGCAGGCCATCCTCCGGGAGCGTCCAGAGCTGCGGGAGCCGCGCTGGCTGGTGGAGGATCAGATCTTCCACGCGCCCGTGCTGGGGACGATCTTCAACCGGCTGGGCGCCGTGCGCGCCTGCCCCGAGAACGCGCTGCGGCTGCTGGACGAGCAGCGGCCGGTGCTGGTGTTCCCCGAGGGTTACCAGGGGATGAGCAAGCCGTTCGCCCAGCGCTACCAGCTCAAGCGCTTCGGACGGGGCGGCTTCGTCAAGCTCGCGCTGCGCACCGGGGCCCCCATCATCCCGGTGGCCATCGTCGGCTCCGAGGAGACCTCGCCCTTGCTGGGCCGCATCCCTGCGGGCTTTCTCGGGGTGCCGTACCTGCCGCTGACGGGGCCCCTGCCCCTGCCCGCCAAGTGGACGCTGCGCTTCGGGGAGCCCATCAGCATGGAGGGCCTGAGCCAGGATGCCGCGAATGATCTGGCCGAGGTGCAGCGGCTGACCGAGCGCACCCGCGAGTCCATCCAGGGCATGCTCCAGGCGTTGCTGCGCGAGCGCCGCTCCGTCTTCGCGGGCTGA
- a CDS encoding SDR family oxidoreductase: MDATQAGKRGLRVAVTGASGDFGKLLLPRLEADSAVQSVVVLDVANPGGTKVEFHRVDLTRHDAESELTDALSENPVDALYHLAFPFGPMMTGSVAHELEVAGTINVLAAAGRVRVPRLVVPSLTAVYGARGQHPALLREEAPLTGCPLSRFVTDKVAVEGQVRAFRERHPATRVLVLRFAPVLGPSVDNPATRMLRRSVVPTLMGFDPLWQAVHEDDAARALHLALTANASGEFNIVGQGVLPLSGLVYQAGARPLPVPGPLFRTALHVMDAVGASGLPIALLDYIHYSLVADGERAENELNFIPIHHARDAAAALRRS, from the coding sequence ATGGATGCGACCCAGGCAGGAAAGAGGGGGCTGCGCGTCGCCGTCACCGGCGCCAGTGGGGATTTTGGCAAGCTGCTGCTGCCACGGCTGGAAGCGGACTCCGCCGTGCAGAGCGTGGTGGTCCTGGATGTGGCCAACCCGGGAGGCACCAAGGTGGAGTTCCACCGGGTGGACCTCACGCGCCACGACGCCGAGAGCGAGCTGACCGACGCCCTGTCCGAGAACCCCGTGGATGCGCTCTACCACCTGGCCTTCCCCTTCGGGCCCATGATGACCGGCTCGGTGGCGCACGAGCTGGAGGTGGCCGGCACCATCAACGTCCTGGCCGCCGCGGGCCGCGTGCGGGTGCCCCGGCTCGTGGTGCCCTCGCTCACCGCCGTCTACGGCGCCCGGGGCCAGCACCCGGCCCTGCTGCGCGAGGAGGCCCCCCTCACCGGTTGCCCCCTGAGCCGCTTCGTCACCGACAAGGTGGCGGTGGAGGGCCAGGTGCGCGCCTTCCGCGAGCGCCACCCGGCGACGCGTGTGCTCGTGCTGCGCTTCGCCCCCGTGCTCGGCCCCTCGGTGGACAACCCCGCCACCCGCATGCTCCGCCGCTCCGTGGTGCCCACCTTGATGGGGTTTGATCCGCTCTGGCAGGCCGTCCACGAGGACGATGCCGCGCGGGCGCTCCACCTGGCGCTCACGGCGAATGCCTCCGGGGAGTTCAACATCGTGGGCCAGGGCGTGTTGCCGCTCTCTGGCCTGGTCTACCAGGCGGGAGCCCGGCCACTGCCCGTGCCGGGGCCCCTGTTCCGGACAGCCTTGCACGTGATGGATGCGGTCGGGGCCTCGGGATTGCCGATCGCCCTGCTCGACTACATCCATTACAGCTTGGTCGCGGACGGCGAGCGCGCCGAGAACGAGCTCAATTTCATCCCCATCCATCACGCCCGGGACGCCGCCGCGGCGCTGAGGAGGAGCTGA
- the mutL gene encoding DNA mismatch repair endonuclease MutL: MARIARLRDDLINKIAAGEVVERPASVVKELVENALDAGARTVQVALEGGGLQRIVVSDDGHGMGREDAVLCLERHATSKLRELDDLENLASKGFRGEALPAIAAVSRFTLHTAEPDAEVGTRVTVEGGAGMHVEEAPPRVGTVMTVEDLFYNTPARLKFMRRGETELKHVEEAVIRIALAHPEVSFLVEHGGLPLFTSPACPEDPTERIAAALGTDVHPHLFPVEERRLGLSVTGHIASPEYTLPTARGIYTFVNHRYVRDRGLIGAIQRGYQEYLPSGRQPLVVLFIDVEPHAVDVNVHPQKMEVRFADSRGVYDAVLAAVVRTIRAAPWLGPTPPGEADPRRQAAHYAQAVERFLTRAQEATWGAPLPLPSAADAPTPLALVPAAPVPMSRAPAFGQALPQLNEAPPPGYFAALRPLGTLGGRFQVCEGPGGTLVVLDPHAAFERVRLMGFCRILEEGKTPPPSLFGTTVELPVPAARALVGGREALARLGIDAEPFGGTSFALKTVPPGLEGADPRALLEALAQALPPAGTPPDAVGLAEALRVMACHAAQTAPEKLSDAQLRALLEELDTADFHPTCRHGTVVVLEMPLLELERRAR, from the coding sequence ATGGCCCGCATCGCCCGACTTCGTGACGACCTCATCAACAAGATCGCCGCCGGCGAGGTGGTGGAGCGCCCCGCCTCGGTGGTGAAGGAGCTGGTGGAGAACGCCCTGGACGCGGGGGCCCGCACGGTCCAGGTGGCGCTGGAGGGTGGCGGCCTGCAGCGCATCGTCGTGTCCGATGATGGACATGGCATGGGGCGCGAGGACGCGGTGCTGTGCCTGGAGCGCCACGCCACCAGCAAGCTGCGCGAGCTGGACGACCTGGAGAACCTCGCCAGCAAGGGCTTCCGGGGCGAGGCGCTGCCGGCCATCGCCGCCGTGTCCCGCTTCACCCTGCACACGGCCGAGCCCGACGCGGAGGTGGGCACGCGGGTGACGGTGGAGGGTGGGGCGGGGATGCACGTGGAGGAGGCCCCGCCGCGCGTGGGCACCGTCATGACGGTGGAGGACCTCTTCTACAACACGCCCGCGCGGCTGAAGTTCATGCGCCGGGGGGAGACGGAGCTCAAGCACGTGGAGGAGGCCGTCATCCGGATCGCCCTGGCGCACCCGGAGGTGTCCTTCCTGGTGGAGCACGGAGGGCTGCCGCTGTTCACCAGCCCCGCGTGCCCGGAGGACCCCACCGAGCGCATCGCCGCGGCGCTCGGCACGGACGTCCACCCGCACCTGTTTCCCGTGGAGGAGCGGCGGCTGGGGCTGAGCGTCACCGGCCACATCGCCTCCCCGGAGTACACCCTGCCCACCGCCCGGGGCATCTACACCTTCGTCAACCACCGCTACGTGCGGGACCGGGGCCTCATCGGCGCCATCCAGCGCGGCTACCAGGAGTACCTGCCCTCGGGGCGCCAGCCGCTCGTGGTGCTCTTCATCGACGTGGAGCCCCACGCGGTGGACGTGAACGTGCACCCGCAGAAGATGGAGGTGCGCTTCGCGGACTCGCGCGGCGTGTACGACGCAGTGCTGGCCGCCGTCGTCCGCACCATCCGGGCCGCGCCCTGGCTGGGCCCCACGCCCCCAGGAGAGGCGGACCCCCGGCGCCAGGCGGCCCACTATGCCCAGGCGGTGGAGCGCTTCCTCACCCGGGCCCAGGAGGCCACCTGGGGCGCCCCCTTGCCGCTGCCCTCCGCCGCGGACGCGCCCACGCCGCTCGCCCTGGTGCCTGCCGCGCCGGTGCCCATGAGCCGCGCCCCCGCCTTTGGCCAGGCGCTGCCCCAGCTCAACGAGGCCCCGCCGCCGGGGTACTTCGCGGCGCTGCGGCCCCTGGGGACGCTGGGCGGGCGCTTCCAGGTCTGCGAGGGGCCCGGCGGCACGCTGGTGGTGCTGGATCCCCACGCGGCCTTCGAGCGCGTCCGGCTGATGGGCTTCTGCCGCATCCTGGAGGAGGGCAAGACGCCGCCCCCCTCGCTCTTCGGTACCACGGTGGAGCTGCCCGTGCCCGCGGCCCGGGCCCTGGTGGGCGGGCGCGAGGCCCTGGCGCGGCTGGGCATCGACGCGGAGCCCTTTGGCGGAACGAGCTTCGCGCTCAAGACGGTGCCCCCGGGCCTGGAGGGCGCGGACCCGCGCGCGCTGCTGGAGGCGCTGGCCCAGGCACTGCCCCCCGCCGGGACGCCGCCGGACGCGGTGGGCCTGGCCGAGGCGCTGCGGGTGATGGCCTGCCATGCGGCCCAGACCGCCCCGGAGAAGCTCTCCGACGCCCAGCTGCGCGCCCTGCTGGAGGAGCTGGACACGGCGGACTTCCACCCCACGTGCCGCCACGGCACGGTGGTGGTGCTGGAGATGCCCCTGCTCGAGCTGGAGCGCCGCGCCCGCTGA
- a CDS encoding tetratricopeptide repeat protein — MASEHKPEVDKELSEIRKEVIEARNLVIKTDNLLKNLHAEVKAVGKRHEDFQKRQWISSGVAYALFAILAGGGALLISNARTSTAGAERERLEKMVTDLTSELEKQRTELAANQGAQRSAAEVYKLMTTLPGDERLKGIDALVKLDTTRLSGLERQALNDRATLLRKEIGDAAFERGKAAFRRNDMNGTVEDLSRFMAMNPTEADALDASFFLGAAYNNLGKHDKAVPLLARFVDGDKRSKTRDYAMVLLAQSYQETNQVEKALATVRDAIANYPATQYLGAMRARLNSAKRQLAGPDAAPAVPAPAVAAPAPAAPAPAAPAPAAPAGQ; from the coding sequence ATGGCATCCGAGCACAAGCCAGAGGTTGACAAGGAACTGTCGGAAATCCGCAAGGAGGTGATCGAGGCGCGCAACCTCGTCATCAAGACCGACAACCTGCTGAAGAACCTGCACGCCGAGGTGAAAGCCGTCGGCAAGCGGCACGAGGACTTCCAGAAGCGGCAGTGGATCTCCTCGGGGGTGGCCTACGCCCTCTTCGCCATCCTGGCCGGGGGCGGCGCGCTGCTCATCAGCAATGCGCGCACCTCCACCGCGGGCGCCGAGCGGGAGCGGCTGGAAAAGATGGTGACCGACCTGACGTCGGAGCTCGAGAAGCAGCGCACGGAGCTGGCCGCGAACCAGGGCGCCCAGCGCTCCGCGGCCGAGGTCTACAAGCTGATGACGACGCTGCCCGGCGACGAGCGGCTCAAGGGCATCGACGCGCTGGTGAAGCTGGACACCACGCGCCTGTCCGGCCTGGAGCGCCAGGCGCTCAACGATCGCGCCACGCTGCTGCGCAAGGAGATCGGCGACGCCGCCTTCGAGCGTGGCAAGGCCGCCTTCCGCCGCAACGACATGAACGGCACCGTGGAGGACCTCTCGCGCTTCATGGCGATGAACCCCACCGAGGCGGACGCGCTGGATGCGTCCTTCTTCCTGGGCGCCGCCTACAACAACCTCGGCAAGCACGACAAGGCCGTGCCACTGCTGGCCCGCTTCGTCGATGGGGACAAGCGCTCCAAGACGCGTGACTACGCCATGGTGCTGCTGGCCCAGTCCTACCAGGAGACCAACCAGGTCGAGAAGGCGCTGGCCACCGTGCGTGACGCGATCGCCAACTACCCGGCGACCCAGTACCTCGGGGCGATGCGCGCGCGCCTGAACTCCGCCAAGCGCCAGCTGGCGGGCCCCGACGCGGCGCCCGCGGTCCCCGCGCCCGCCGTGGCGGCGCCTGCGCCTGCGGCCCCCGCACCCGCGGCGCCGGCCCCGGCGGCGCCTGCGGGCCAGTAG